A segment of the Aridibaculum aurantiacum genome:
ACTGGTACTTCAATACGGTTTAAAGTATTTGCATTGAATACGGCAGTTTTTAATGAGCTAACTCTTTTACCATTCATGTCTACTATTTCTATGGTATAAGAAGTTTTCTCTGTAGGTATGATGGTAACAGTTGCAGCGCCACCTTTCACCGGGTTTGGAAATACCGATACAAACTGGCCAGCATTATCCGAAAGGCGTACGAGCCTTGTTTCTGAAAATTCTACTTTGCCATCCATCATCATCGACTTAACTCTTACCCTGTAGCTGCCATTTTTCAGGTTAGGAATAGCTGCCTTATAATTGCCATTTGCACTGCTGCTAAAAGGTACTTCTACAGTGGTAGAGAAGCTGCTATTCACATCTGCTAACTCCACTACATATTTAGATACACCAGTTTCAGTAGCTACTTTCCATTCAGTAAAAATGGTTTGTTTCTGTCCTCGTGCACCAAAGGATAACCAGCGTACCGGCAAGGTTCCTGAGAAGTCTTGCGTAGTAAGTGTGTTGCTGTTTCTTTCGCAAGGTGTAGCCATCACCAGCGGATCATCAGTCCAAAAGAAGTCGCTGTACGACATGCCGGTTCCAAGCAAACTGATGGAATGATTAGGGCTGGTTCTTGCTGTTTCCATTGCAGGTAAACCCAATTGTGTTGTGATAAGATCAGTCATCATTCCTGCTGCTGGTCCGCCACCGCGTGCTGCTGATTCTATTTTAAAAGCCTTTTCATACGATAGAAGCTGTACCACATTAGTGTTATTATAGATGATAGCTATTGCTGCGGGTACATCTTGCAAAATGGGTAGCTTCTTGAATAGCAAAGTGATGGTAGAATTAGCAACAGGGCATTGTTGAAATTCCGTAAGTGCATGCACGGTTTCTGCTTCGCTATACCAGCTGGAAGAAACATTGTATGGTAACCCGCGGCCGAGCAATAAAGCTGTTTCATCCAAAGCTCCGCCAGTGTATAAGATCACCTTGTATTTTGCCAGCTCTACCGGGTTGCTGGCAATGGTGGATTTCATGGCTAATTCAATAAATTCGGCAGTATCGCTGTTGCCCCTCGTGGTCAGGTGATCGTAGTGAAATTCATTTAGCCATACATCTGAGGTAGAGGTTTGTGCAGTACAAACCGTAGATGCTAACAGAAGAAGGCTCGCTATAAAAAGTTTCATATTAATTAAATTTTTTCGGTGATGGCATTGATTATTGTGCGAGAACTTTGAAACATTGGCCGGTAGCCTTGTCGCTATATACGCCTGGTCCGTCAGGTGTAAGTGTTCCCACTCTTTCATAGGTATACGCGTTCCAACTCTTAAGCCTGTCACCTGCTTTTGCCGGCCTGCTTAACCTGGTGCCTGCGGTGCTGGTAGAAGCCGGAGGGCTCGATACATTCAGCTTATCTTTAGGAACTGTCCAGGTAATCGTATTTGTAACTGTATTCCAATTGCCGGTTATGTCTTCGTAGTGGAAAGCATTGGTAGTTGGCCTGGTAGTGCCGTCATTACTTCTTACCGTAAGCTTAAAGCGCTTTACACCCACCTCATCAAATGAGGATACGATATAAGCGATGTTAGGTGTTGGCGCCTCCATTTCTCCTACTATTTTATCTAAAGTGAAATGAACATCAAAGTAGCGCTGCTCTACACCAGTAACACCCGGAGGAACTGCTGCTAAGCCTCCTGCTACCTTCATTGTTATATCAAATGAAGTAGCGGTTTCATTTGCAAAATGGACAACATCAATATCATACTGCGGAGCCGGAGGATTTGGATTTAGATCTGCTGCGCCTATAGAGTCTTTAATCACTGGTACACCTGCACCACACTCACTTTGTACGGCTGCAATGCTTGGGAAAGTAGTGCTCATTCTTGAAGCAACTTCAGGATGAAGTGTTCCGGTTTTCCATGGATCAGTATCGAAGCCGAAGCTGCCATCTGCCGGCAAACCATATTTGCTGTTGTAATCTGTGCCAGTAGCAAGCAAGCCAAAATAAGCGGCGGCTACTGCAGCGTGTGCATTTACATAACCTGTGCCTGCTTCCCATTTTTTATTGGCCATTGGTACAGCAGTTCGTTGCAATATGGCTTTGATGGCTCTCCATTCAAGCTTTGGATTGGCTTCCATCATCAACGCTACTATGCCTGCCACATGCGGACACGCCATTGATGTTCCGGAAAGTATTGAGTAGAATGGAACTTCTTCGGGAGATAATTGTTCCAGTTCATCAGGTGTAGAAAGGCCGATGACTTGTGTAGTGCCCGTAGTAGCTCTTACAGAAAATATATCAGTACCAGGTGCAGTTACAGTTGGGCGATTCTCCCACAAGTAGTTTTTGCCATCAACAGTTATGGTTGCTTGTTGTGCTTCATCATCTGATGGGCTGTTCCTAAAACGACCACGTGAAGATGAAGACGCAAGGGTTCCATCTTTTTGACCATTACCCACACAAACGATCCATGGAGCAACTTTATAGTTACCGGTGATTGTACCACGGGAAGGGCCAGAATTACCTGCAGAAAAAACTACCTGCACCCCGCGGTCAGCCAGCATCTTCGTAGCAATATTAGTAGAATTAGAAGGCTGGTACGACATGAAAGTGGTATCAGCGGTGCTGCCGTAAGAATTAGACATCACGCGGATGTTATAATCTCTTCCATGTTTTAAAACATATTCAAAACCACCGGCTACATCCAGGATGTTCAATCCTGCACCAGAACCATAGCCTATCAGGTAAGAACCTGGCGCTACAC
Coding sequences within it:
- a CDS encoding S8 family serine peptidase; translation: MFKTILALTLLVCLQASAQKPAFIPPGVTVAPGILKKANNRTDSMVMILTYHSPEDAAAARKELANRKVRFVGPEFQHLPIQGIKTAMNDLDWLVKIKGAYGIWDNPKLKGDLHQAIVVSRVKNVREDAAFTALNNGLPVTGRGVGVLINDSGFDGDSTDIQEGDGPRGPRRIVQNVKGLAVAWDEDHASDNGVKRDSDEGGGHGSHCMGIVGGDGRYSNGRITGVAPGSYLIGYGSGAGLNILDVAGGFEYVLKHGRDYNIRVMSNSYGSTADTTFMSYQPSNSTNIATKMLADRGVQVVFSAGNSGPSRGTITGNYKVAPWIVCVGNGQKDGTLASSSSRGRFRNSPSDDEAQQATITVDGKNYLWENRPTVTAPGTDIFSVRATTGTTQVIGLSTPDELEQLSPEEVPFYSILSGTSMACPHVAGIVALMMEANPKLEWRAIKAILQRTAVPMANKKWEAGTGYVNAHAAVAAAYFGLLATGTDYNSKYGLPADGSFGFDTDPWKTGTLHPEVASRMSTTFPSIAAVQSECGAGVPVIKDSIGAADLNPNPPAPQYDIDVVHFANETATSFDITMKVAGGLAAVPPGVTGVEQRYFDVHFTLDKIVGEMEAPTPNIAYIVSSFDEVGVKRFKLTVRSNDGTTRPTTNAFHYEDITGNWNTVTNTITWTVPKDKLNVSSPPASTSTAGTRLSRPAKAGDRLKSWNAYTYERVGTLTPDGPGVYSDKATGQCFKVLAQ
- a CDS encoding T9SS type A sorting domain-containing protein; translation: MKLFIASLLLLASTVCTAQTSTSDVWLNEFHYDHLTTRGNSDTAEFIELAMKSTIASNPVELAKYKVILYTGGALDETALLLGRGLPYNVSSSWYSEAETVHALTEFQQCPVANSTITLLFKKLPILQDVPAAIAIIYNNTNVVQLLSYEKAFKIESAARGGGPAAGMMTDLITTQLGLPAMETARTSPNHSISLLGTGMSYSDFFWTDDPLVMATPCERNSNTLTTQDFSGTLPVRWLSFGARGQKQTIFTEWKVATETGVSKYVVELADVNSSFSTTVEVPFSSSANGNYKAAIPNLKNGSYRVRVKSMMMDGKVEFSETRLVRLSDNAGQFVSVFPNPVKGGAATVTIIPTEKTSYTIEIVDMNGKRVSSLKTAVFNANTLNRIEVPVNVAPGVYQLKVVSQHEQQTIKIVVM